In the Urocitellus parryii isolate mUroPar1 chromosome 10, mUroPar1.hap1, whole genome shotgun sequence genome, one interval contains:
- the Fgb gene encoding fibrinogen beta chain: MKHLLLLLLCVFSVKSQFYDYEDEAVVDARGHRPIDRRREEAPSLRPAPPPISGGGYRARPSKPVAGQKKVERKAPDAGGCLHADPDLGVLCPTGCQLQDTLLNQEKPIKNSIAELNNNVESVSQTSSNTFQYMTLLKDMWKKRQAQVKDNENVINEYSSALENQRLYIDETVNENIPTNLRVLRSILEDLRSKIQKLESDVSAQMEYCQAPCTVSCNIPVVSGKECEEIIRKGGETSEMYLIKPDRSSKPYRVYCDMTTENGGWTVIQNRQDGSVDFGRKWDPYKKGFGNIATNADGKKYCGLPGEYWLGNDKINELTEMGATELLIEMEDWKGDKVKAHYGLFTVQNEANKYRISVGNYKGTAGNALMDGASQLVGENRTMTIHNGMFFSTYDRDNDGWTNEDPRKQCSKEDGGGWWYNRCHAANPNGRYYWGGQYSWDMAKHGTDDGVVWMNWKGSWYSMRKISMKIRPFFPQQ; encoded by the exons ATGAAACATCTATTATTGCTTCTGTTGTGTGTTTTCTCAGTTAAATCCCAATTTTATGACTACGAAGATGag GCTGTAGTGGATGCTCGTGGTCATCGACCCATTGACCGGAGGAGGGAAGAGGCTCCCAGCCTGAGACCTGCCCCACCTCCCATTAGTGGAGGTGGCTATCGGGCTCGTCCATCCAAACCAGTTGCCGGTCagaaaaaagtggaaagaaaagcCCCGGATGCTGGAGGCTGTCTTCATGCTGACCCAGACCTG gGGGTGTTGTGTCCTACAGGATGCCAGTTGCAAGATACTCTGCTAAACcaggaaaaaccaatcaaaaaCAGCATTGCAGAATTAAACAACAATGTGGAGTCTGTTTCCCAGACTTCCTCCAACACATTCCAGTACATGACTCTGCTAAAAGACATGTGGAAAAAGAGGCAGGCACAAGTAAAAG aCAATGAAAATGTCATTAATGAGTACTCTTCAGCACTGGAAAACCAACGATTATATATAGATGAGACCGTGAATGAAAACATCCCAACTAACCTTCGTGTGCTCCGCTCAATCCTGGAAGACCTGAgaagcaaaatacaaaaattagaaTCTGATGTCTCAGCACAGATGGAATACTGCCAAGCCCCGTGCACTGTCAGCTGCAATATCCCTGTGGTGTCTGGCAAAG AATGTGAAGAAATCATCAGGAAAGGTGGTGAAACATCTGAAATGTATCTCATTAAGCCTGACAGGTCCAGCAAACCCTATAGAGTATACTGTGACATGACCACAGAAAATGGAG GATGGACAGTAATTCAGAACCGTCAGGATGGTAGCGTTGACTTTGGCAGAAAATGGGACCCCTATAAAAAAGGATTCGGGAATATTGCAACCAATGCAGATGGAAAGAAATACTGTGGCCTACCAG GTGAGTATTGGCTTGGAAATGATAAGATCAATGAACTTACTGAGATGGGAGCCACAGAACTTTTGATTGAAATGGAGGACTGGAAAGGAGACAAGGTGAAGGCGCATTATGGACTCTTCACGGTGCAGAATGAGGCCAATAAATACAGAATCTCAGTGGGCAACTACAAAGGAACAGCCGGCAATGCTCTCATGGATGGAGCTTCTCAACTGgtaggagaaaacagaaccaTGACCATCCACAATGGCATGTTCTTCAGCACCTACGACAGAGACAATGATGGCTG GACAAATGAAGATCCAAGAAAACAGTGTTCTAAAGAAGATGGTGGTGGATGGTGGTATAACAGATGTCACGCAGCCAATCCAAATGGCAGATACTACTGGGGTGGACAGTACAGCTGGGACATGGCCAAGCATGGCACAGATGATGGCGTAGTATGGATGAATTGGAAGGGGTCATGGTATTCAATGAGGAAGATATCCATGAAGATCAGGCCCTTCTTCCCACAGCAATAG
- the Fga gene encoding fibrinogen alpha chain, protein MFSMRIVCLVLSVVSTVWTTDTGEGEFLAEGGGVRGPRIVERQQSACKEGDWPFCADEDWNQKCPSGCRMKGLIDEVNQDFTNRINKLKNSLFDYQKNNKDSNTLTRNIMELLRGDFANANNNDNTYNQVSEDLRSRIEILKRKVIEKVQQIQLLQNNVRAQLIDMKRLEVDIDIKIRSCQGSCSRSVSREIDLRDYENQQRQLEQIISQNLLPSADRQYLPLIKMSPVPDLVPGHYKSQLQKAPPEWKALTEMQQMRMVLERHGREGSARGDSPSYGTGSVTERPRNPGSAATGPRNPGSSRPGSGGNWNPGTAGSDGTGHWNPGSSGPGHSGNWRPGGSGHGSFRPESGGYENTRPASPDWGEFEEGTGNINPGTKKEYSTGKLVTSKGEKELLIGNEKVTSAGTTTSRRSCSKTVTKTVIGADGRREVTKEVVNSEDPADCGDATDLDSLHSFSSRGSLADFSRLHPEEASFFETSSIGKTFPGLLPPSFKEFGSKIQTMGSESDTGETGSLHEGVPDFSSSGKTSSHRKLVTSSTTYSRGGSTVETKNYKMADEAGSEAGHEEFREAHTIKRGRAKSRPSRDCDDVLQTHPSGAQSGIFNIKLPGSSKIFSVYCDQETSLGGWLLIQQRMDGSLNFNRTWQDYKRGFGSLNDKGEGEFWLGNDYLHLLTQRGSILRVELEDWDGKGAYAEYHLRVGSEEEGYALQVSSYTGTAGDALIEGSVEEGTEYTSHNAMQFSTFDRDADQWEENCAEVYGGGWWYNNCQAANLNGIFYPGGSYDPRNNSPYEIENGVVWVPFRGADYSLRVVRMKIRPLVTQ, encoded by the exons ATGTTTTCCATGAGGATCGTCTGCCTGGTCCTGAGCGTGGTCAGCACAGTATGG ACTACAGATACAGGTGAAGGTGAATTCTTAGCAGAAGGAGGAGGGGTTCGTGGCCCAAGAATTGTGGAAAGACAGCAGTCTGCCTGCAAAGAGGGGGACTGGCCCTTCTGTGCTGATGAAGACTGG AACCAAAAATGCCCTTCTGGCTGCAGGATGAAAGGGTTGATTGATGAAGTCAATCAAGATTTTACGAACAGAATAAATAAGCTCAAAAATTCGCTCTTTGATTATCAAAAAAACAATAAGGATTCTAATACGTTGACCAGGAATATAATGGAGCTTTTGAGAGGGGACTTTGCCAACGCCAATA ACAATGATAATACATATAATCAAGTATCAGAAGATTTGAGAAGCAGAATTGAGATCCTGAAGCGCAAAGTAATAGAGAAAGTACAGCAAATACAACTTCTGCAGAACAATGTCAGGGCCCAGCTGATAGATATGAAACGCCTGGAG gtGGACATCGATATTAAGATCCGATCTTGCCAAGGGTCATGTAGTAGGTCTGTATCACGTGAGATAGATCTGAGGGActatgaaaaccagcagaggcaACTTGAACAGATCATATCCCAAAACTTACTTCCCTCTGCAGATAGGCAATACTTACCACTGATAAAAATGAGTCCAGTCCCAGACTTGGTTCCTGGACATTACAAGAGCCAGCTTCAAAAGGCCCCTCCAGAGTGGAAGGCGTTAACAGAAATGCAACAGATGAGGATGGTGTTAGAGCGACACGGAAGAGAGGGGAGTGCCCGAGGAGACTCTCCATCTTATGGAACAGGGTCAGTGACAGAAAGGCCCAGGAACCCTGGATCTGCTGCTACGGGACCACGGAATCCTGGAAGTTCTAGGCCTGGAAGTGGTGGAAATTGGAACCCTGGGACTGCTGGATCCGATGGTACTGGACACTGGAATCCTGGGAGCTCTGGACCCGGTCATAGTGGAAATTGGAGACCTGGAGGCTCTGGACATGGAAGTTTTAGGCCAGAGAGTGGGGGCTATGAGAACACCAGGCCCGCCAGCCCAGACTGGGGGGAATTTGAAGAGGGGACAGGAAATATAAATCCAGGGACAAAGAAAGAATATAGCACAGGTAAACTGGTCACTTCTAAAGGAGAGAAAGAGCTCCTGATCGGGAACGAGAAGGTCACCTCTGCTGGTACAACCACCTCGCGTCGTTCATGCTCCAAAACCGTCACTAAGACTGTGATCGGTGCCGATGGTCGCAGAGAAGTAACCAAAGAAGTGGTAAATTCTGAAGATCCTGCTGACTGTGGTGATGCCACTGACCTAGACTCGCTGCACAGTTTTAGTTCCAGAGGCAGCCTGGCTGACTTTTCCAGACTGCACCCCGAGGAAGCTTCTTTCTTTGAAACTTCCTCCATTGGGAAAACATTCCCAGGTTTACTCCCACCTTCCTTCAAAGAGTTTGGCAGTAAGATCCAAACTATGGGCTCAGAATCCGACACAGGGGAAACTGGCTCTCTTCATGAAGGTGTACCTGATTTCTCCTCCAGTGGGAAAACTTCAAGTCACAGAAAACTTGTGACCAGTAGCACCACTTACAGTAGAGGAGGCTCCACGGTGGAAACCAAGAACTATAAAATGGCAGATGAGGCTGGAAGTGAAGCCGGCCATGAAGAATTCCGAGAAGCACATACTATCAAGAGAGGCCGTGCCAAGTCTCGCCCTTCCAGAG actgtGATGATGTCCTCCAAACACATCCTTCAGGTGCCCAAAGTGGCATTTTCAATATCAAGCTACCAGGATCCAGTAAGATTTTTTCTGTTTATTGCGATCAAGAGACCAGTTTGGGAGGATGGCTTTTGATCCAGCAAAGAATGGATGGATCACTGAATTTTAACCGGACCTGGCAAGACTACAAGAGAGGTTTCGGCAGCCTGAATGACAAGGGGGAAGGAGAATTCTGGCTAGGCAATGACTACCTCCACttactcacacagaggggctctATCCTTAGGGTAGAATTGGAGGACTGGGATGGGAAAGGGGCTTATGCGGAGTACCACTTGCGGGTGGGCTCTGAGGAGGAAGGATATGCTCTGCAGGTTTCCTCCTACACGGGCACTGCTGGGGATGCTCTGATTGAGGGTTCTGTGGAAGAAGGGACCGAATACACTTCTCACAATGCCATGCAATTCAGTACCTTCGACAGGGATGCAGACCAGTGGGAAGAGAACTGTGCAGAAGTCTACGGAGGGGGCTGGTGGTACAACAACTGCCAGGCAGCCAACCTCAATGGCATCTTCTACCCTGGGGGCTCCTACGACCCAAGGAACAACAGCCCTTATGAGATTGAGAATGGAGTGGTCTGGGTCCCCTTTAGAGGAGCAGATTATTCCCTGAGGGTTGTCCGCATGAAAATCAGGCCCCTGGTGACCCAGTAG